The window agtaactgcacatttgaaaaggtTCAGAGCTATAAATAATGGCCGCAATGCAGAAACACCTGCAAGGTGTAGAcgcataatcttgctaagcttcGCCAAACAGCTAAAAATTCACATTTCCGAGCAGTGAAAAAACAGCTACATGAAAAAGGTACTAAACTTCACTGTGTGGCCTTTAAACCCTTTAAGCTTAAACTGCTTAAACTAAACTTTTAGTTTTAGATCCAAAAGAAACAGCAGATGGAAACAAAAAGTGCTGTATGCAAATATGCATATTATTTCAAGTTAACTGCAATTTACCTTTAAGAAGCACAATTGGACATTAAGGATCTTGCTGTACTTGAGGGTACATGTACACTGATTGTACCTTAGTGAACAAATACCTTTTTTTCATGACAGTGTAACACTTTCTTTACATTATCTATACAAATTGCTTCCCACAGACCTCACATAGTCACTGGATTTTACTTCTCCAGATATTTTCCCTTCCGAGATATATTCTTTTTGACATTCTGGtgtaatttatattattattaacacagAAAAATGCAGTTTAGTACATTATGTCATGTGAAAGACTGTATAATTTAATTtcaattaaagaaataaaatgaaatgtaaaacaAATAGCATTAAAACACTGACCTCTGTAGGAGGTCGTCGGTGGACACCGGCCCCAATTCATCATCAGTTTCAGAGTCAGTGTCAGAGCTGGAGTCCGTCTCCTccgctttcttcttctttttcttctgctttCCTTTATGCTTGTGCTTTTTACTCTTCTTCTTGTGCTGGAAacgtgagacagagagaacccGATAAACAGAAATTTCCTCCAAGTTGTCATGGAAACAGAGACCTGTTTTCCCAAGGTCTGAACATGTGCACTCACTGTACCTTTTTCTCTTTCCGTTGTTTGTGCTCTTTCTTGGCTTTGTGCTTctctttgctttgcttttttgGCTTCTCCTCTCGTGCTGGCGATGGTGTGAATACTTGCCCTGATAGGAAATACAAGCACAGATTTGAGGCAGTAATCTTTCTGCACAGACAAGTCAGAAACGTAAATAACAATGTGTGAGCGGTGGCTGGGAGggaaaaaataacataaaataaaggGTCATACATTTCTGGACACAATGGGTGGCCTTGCTGTGGGTGCCTTCAATAAAAGTTTTAAGAAAATGGAATTTATTTGACTATTCATATGGAGTTAAATAGGAGTAAGTGTTCGTGACCAACCTGGAGGCGGTAGTCTGGGTCCAAACTCTTCACTGTCAAGGTCTCCAGCCTGTATAGATGTAGCAGCAGATGCATTCTTCTGATTCCCTTCCTCTGAGAGAGGCTTAGATTCTGAAAAGAGGAAatacatgaaattaaatttatATCCATTTGCAAAACgaacatttccacattttacAGTCTCATTTGTACAGTAGACTTGTGGTGCATGCTCAATTACATTGCATATAATTTCTTCACATTTTGTACTTGTACTTGGAAATGAACAGCAAACCTGTTTACTTGTAACAGGtttggcgcaacagataacaccactacctgccacggagctaccacaccatgtgggagactggggttcgattcccggtctgggtgattatgctgcgctacaccaataagagtccttgggcaagactcctgacactacactgacccacctctgtaatatgagttaccttgtaagtcgctctggataagagcatcagctaaatgccataaatgtaaatgtaacataataGATGTAGAAGCCACTGGGCAGTTGCTgaattcagtcagtcagttattgTAAAACTAATTTTTGTAGGACACTTTCCTCAGTCAACGAATTTGTATATCGTCATGGTCTTGCGCAAAAACTCCAAAGCGTAATCTTTACATGAGAAGGAatcaccttttttacctttcaATGCAAGGCAACCCTAAAAAATTGCTATACAAGCAATTTTgaggcatttctattgatccagtCATCATGAATTatgacaaaaacagaaaaaatataaaaaggtATAAGGTTTTTGAGTGGCCGTGATGAtgcatacaccgatcagccataacattagcactaccTGCTTaataatgagcaggtgcccccttgtgctgccacaacagatctgagtgTTCAAGGCAagcactccacaagacctctgaagatatCCTGTGGTATCCGTCAcaaagacgttagcagcagatcttttaagtcctgtaagttgtgaggtggggcctccatggatcaatAGATTTCTTAAAAATTTGGATTTCTCAGACAGGGGTTTGTGAACCCCTAAAGTACCTGGTGGCACTGCAGAGTTGGGGTGTTATGGATGTGATGGAAATTTAAAAATTGTGTGTGAtggaaaaatataaatgtaccaCCTACTAATCTCATAAGTACATTCAACAATGCTTCACTCAAATATTACTAAATGAATCATgatatgtaataaatgtagaaGCCAGGTGACAGGTTTAATttaacagctagctagctaaatcgTTTTTTGCATCTTAATCACTTTTTGCTGGTGACATTTCTGTAGCAGGTTTGCATTTAAGCCATGAGGCCAACTTTCATGGACAGACAGGATAATGTTCACCTACTTCAGGTTTCCTCAAACTCGAGTGCAGGGAGAGCAGGAGTGCTGTACAGTTTTGTTAttatcctgcactttttgaactTTGAACTTTTTGAAAATTGCCACCGTTTCTCTGATGCCACaagaaccaactcctttacatATCTCAtcttacatatttacatatttcaggCAACCACAGTCTAGCTCTACCCATTCATATGTCAAGTCAACTGAAGTCAAATGTATtagtatagcgctttttacaactgttgttgtcacaaagcagctttacataattagtaattagtaaaagacagagacaaaaaaagaaataacttaagacatgaaggatcaaagacccccagtgagcagccaacagcgacagtggcaaggaaaaactccctcacagctggaggaagaaaccttgggaggaaccaagactcacaagggggacccgacccaccctcttctgatcagaactattgataaattattgataaaagttaccaaatcATCTAttctgttaaactgctctgatcataatcataatatattaatcatggtgtagattaatagtggtgatattaatagtggcagatcgTTAAGAGTCCGTTTaagttttaacatggtcattagacaggcagcagtggtaggagggtgtgccgctggtctggtatgggtggtgggtgggggccTATGGCAGTTTTCATGAGTGTTTCAGctctgctttttgaatgaggcacaacacagtgcagtcaATCAAAGCAGAGCTCATCCATCTCTCTTATTAATccatcttaaaggcacagttacAAAAAAAGGGATAAAAAGTGTTTGgaaactgtaaaaaatgtaggatatgggcctGACATTAAATAAAATTCAGTAAATTCAGAAACTGCCAAATGGCTTctattattttatgttaaataGTTTTCTTTTCTTAGAGGTTTGGCTGAAAGCCACAGGACTTTTttagaagggaaaaaaaaggactTCCCATCCACGCACTTAAGGAAATTACCTGTCATGGTAAGACTCAGACTCGACGTAGGAGGAGCCTGTGTTAAAACAGGCGTGGCAAAAATGTTCACAGTTGTGACGACTGGTACATTTGTCTGGGTCTCCACTTCTTGGGCCTCCTCTTCGCCACTGTCTTCCTCAGATGAAGATGAGCTCTCATCATCAGAAGAGCTGGCAAAGATGGCCTTGAAGAGGTCCATTGAAGGTCTGACCTCTGCCTCTTCACCCTCGTCCTCATCTTCAGCCTTTTTGGCTGTTTGCTCAGTCTGAGGCTCGGATGTTTTtggctaaaaaaaagaaaaagggggcAACTTCTTACTATAACTGCCTCTGAAAATATATGAAGCacaatatatactatactatacggCATACGACATACGGCAGTTAACATATACATTAGTGTGACACGGCCTGCAAATAAAAGATTATAGGGTTAGGATTATGAATCACTGATGTATAAACAATGGACACATACTTCAGCAATGGCAGATTCTGCAGAGGTCGTCTGGTCTTGCTGTGATGCCGTCGCCTCACTGCGAACCTCACTGATAAATCTGCTGAGCGAGTCTTTAACCTGAGACTCCTGACCAGCTACATCCCACCTAGAACGCTTGCCGGAGGCTGCAGGGGAGGATAGAGCGGCGGAAGGGACTAACGCAGAGCTGGAAGTGGGTCGAGAGTTCTCTCTGTCGTCCATTACAGACAGGAAGTTGAACACGGAGAACTTGTCCCGCTTCACTTTGGGCAGACCAACTATACCTGAGCTGCCAATCAGAGAACACAAGTGTTGAGCTTGATTTATATGTCTGGGTAGATGCATGTCTGAATATGTGTGTTGCAATGTAGAGAATAGGATTAGCTTGACATGGATAAGCTTGACTCTCAACGACATGCACACCTTTGTAGAGCTAAGCATCAGCCAAACTCTGATGTAGCACTCTCTCTAGTAGCATTGGGGGCAGGACAGCCAAAATTATCCCACACAAGCCAGAACTACTGCAAATTCAGTTGGATTTGTTGGTTTAAGCGTGGCATAATAAAcagattttaaacttttaaaagtaTCATCAAGCTACAACACAAATAATGATGCAATTGTGCCCCCTAGTGTATAGGCTCATATTACATGTATTTGTAAAGATCAACTACTATTTATTACTAAATAGAAGTAAAAATAGCATGTATTGTCTAAATAATGATTTGACAATTTctccccttaaaaaaaaaaaacaatcagatACAACACAGTCAAATATTTTGGCATTAGACATAGTGCCaatatgtttttgtgtttctgctCCCGAGAGACCCATTGTATTGGCAaaacttctcaacagggactacacaagctgtgcatgcgcatttgcacatctgtgtcagcaatggatgcaactgaatgtagctgaaagcattcattagaagggtatAGTGGGTTTGGCATTATTTACAGGGTAGAACTTTGGGTTGTTTCTTCCGTTGTGCAGTTTAGCAGAATCCAATTAGTTTTCTGTTCATTTATTGTAAACACTTGCAAAAAGCAAATTAGCTTGCTTGTGTGAGTATGTAcattgtgtgtgcatgcatatcTCACCCTGGGAAAGGGTCTGGGACATTAAATCTCTTGCACAGTAGTTTATCAGGATGCCACTCAAAGGTGTCTCTGGTCAGTTTCCCAAACATCTTCATCTTTACGGCTGCTTGCTTATCATCCACATCATTCTGAGGGTCAAGAACAGAACACAAAGATATAAAACATAACATCAGACCAcaatctatccatctatctagccAGGTGACAACAGAATGTGAGCAGCAAAAATTACTGTCGTTATTAGACAAAATATCAACTGCCAGGTGATGAACAACTACCTGTTATTTGCTACTACATGATAATACACTAGTAGTTTAATTAATGAACATTCTACCTTGGAAATTAAATATACATGACCAACTTCATTATAAATTATGgcattataaatgataaataatgattttaaaaaaagaagaaaataaagaaatgaatggAAGCAATGAAAGAAAGGAAATGTCCTGTATAATGCACAAGTGTGCATAAAGGTGTGACCAGCTAACCTCTTGATCTCGTGTCACTTCCACAGAATCTGTGTCATCCTCATTTTTGGCACGGGTGAAGCGGGAAGACAGTAACGAATTACTGGGCTTATAGAGCACGGCAGCACGTATAAactcctccctctctcgcccccTCTCCCATTCAGTCATCGACTGGTCCAGACTCAACTCAAGTGCATCTATACAGATCACACAAACGGATACACACACCATAATGGTTTGGCTCACATTACATACAATGTAGATATTAGAGCTGTGTTTTGGGAAAATCCTGGAAATGCGATACACATCACAATACAGGGGTAACGATCCAATATgttgcaaggtttttttttatatatatatatatatatatattaaatttgaGAAAACTGCATTTTTGTCATAGTACAAAACACTATCATAAGCATTGAATTCTGAGTGCTTTAAAAGTAAActtgaaccactgtctgccttgcatataaactattaattaaaaatctttttttcaaacatgttttcgatattttattcagtattgcaaaacataatatggcaattttcaaatgtgtaaatatattcCTATTTTATTCCTATATTAAGTATCTAATATACTGCCACATTGGGAGAAATTGCATGAATCTGTGTTTAATTATGCATTTCCTGTTTAGTACCTTTATCTCCCTGCTTCAGTCGGCTGATGTAGAGGTCATACCGAGCCTGTTTGGCGGGGTTTTTCTCAAACGGCTTGAAGGTCTGGCCACTCTGAGCTGTAGGGCTGGACCAAGCACTGAGGGCTAGCTGGGTAGTTGCCTGAGATTGGATCTTTGTATCACCCTGGGCAGCAGAAGGCTGGGCACCGCTGTCTGACTGAGGGACAGCAGAGATGGACTGGAAGCGGCTGGACAGGGCCTGCAGGGCAGAGACTTTGGCTGCAGCCACAACAGCAGCACGACCCTCAGCAGATGACATGTCCCCTTGCGCTCTCTTATCTCCTGCTGCTTTACGGAACCCGctcagtctctctctatctttacTGTCCAACAGTTCAAACACAGAGCTGGGCCCTGCGGagtatgcaaacacacacaaaacataaatcaatcatttgatctgattaCAACATTTGGGTAGATACAACACTCTGAGGCGATCAAGGCATCTTTGGGAAAAGTGGAGAAAGGCCCATGTTCATTTTCTCAACTGAATACACACTGGTTCATGCAATTACACAGTTTCCGGTGCTTGGTCTGGTAGTGTGTCTACGGCGAGTGCTTATTCTCAGTTTCTGTTGTGGATTAGCCCTAGACAGTGTTGTAACAATATAGGAGTGTATTGAGAGCAATGCGTGATTTACCCTGTATGGTTGTTTCTCCTAGCATCTCCCTCCTCTGTGCAGAGTCCAGAGTGTGGCGCCCTTGCTGTGGTGCATCCTGCGATAGGTGTCCACGGGAGACCTGTAGGGCCTGGGCTACCAGTGGGCTCACAGAGGACAGGTCTACCACCGGACGGAAAAAATGCACTGGCCGATAATCCCTTGGAAGATCTGGGGGAGGAAACACCTAAACATAAAGGATTTACAAGTTATTGCAACAGAGAATTACAGAATTACTGCACATAAAGACATGATTCATCAGATACATGTTACTAGTTAATGTTGCATGAAAGAAATACAAACCGTTTTTGATTCTGTGGTGTTAGAACCCAGGGTGAAACCTTCCAGAATCTTCCCCACATATGCAGCATCTCTTTTTGAGTCTGGATAAAATGCGACATTATATGTTGTTACTGTCAAACAACTCTAGCACACGACTGGtattaggcattgtgccaataggttcatgtttatctgctccagagagtcctattctattgccaatgtTTCTTTACTagctgtatcagcaatgggtgcaactttaagtagctgactgcattcattaaaagggggtccacaaacttttggacatatagaggttatatgtaaaaaaaataaaaaaaataaataaaaaataaataaataaaaaatcaccattcttcttcttcctgtacTGCTGAGGGGCCGTCCATCCATATAGGCCGTCTCCTGGCTCCTCCCCTCCCAATACAGCGTCATAGTTGGACATGGTGTCTCTGTGGTAGATATCATCATCGTCCTCTTCCATCGCTCCCACTCCAAATGCCTGCACACAAAAACAAGTTTACAGTGACGATGGAAGATGAATTCATATACCATTACCACAGTCTGAGTATACATTAGTTTGTGATGTTAGGAAACATCCTAGCTTAGATGGTGTATACCTGCCTTCCCTATCTGAGTGTACACAAGTATATGAGCTGGGGATTTTATGGGAGTTTATGCAAATTCTCCCAGGGCTCGCAAATTTGTCCAATCACCTCAGTATTTCTGCAATAAAGACATCataaaataaagacatttttggaacatttttaCAATGAGGTGTGTTAAGAGTGCTACATGTCAAGAAGACACACTATGTTAAAAATTATCAATGTGCTATTTTATGTACTATTTAGAATGATGGGGTGTGATTATGGACACAGCAAGTGTCTCGGCTTCAGCCACTCTGCCCACACGTCTGAAGGCTAAGTGAACCTGCCACAACTATCAGGATTTTGTCAGTTTTTGTCAGGCATGCTGAAACTTTGaccacttcatgtgactagtgtctggattgtatcctgataagattttagtcACATGCTTTTACACCCTCAGTAGTGATttcagtcagactgaaatccgattgctgtgtgggacagaatatgcaaattggCTTGTTGcgctgcaattattactggtgtttcggttgtactggcaGGGGTTTTGGTTGCAGAATGTGTCTTGTAGAGATGCAAGTGTTTACAATTCTATAGCATGCGGCTGAAATGCCTCCCAGACCAACTCAAGAAGTgatttgagtgatcggatttgtgtCTCTTATGCGGATCGGTTTTATCCAGATATAAACTTGATACTCAAGATACATGAAGTGTCCAGATGTAAATAGAGTCTTCAAAATCTACTGAGGAAATTAAAACAATTGACAAGAAAGATCTAAGCTACTAAACTATTTTCTGCAAATTTAAACCAATTCCACTACAACATTAAGCCCTTTAGTCTTTAATCATAATAAGAAATTCTCAGAAATCCTGACCAGTCTATTTATTGTAGGAAGCCACTGGCAGTGTATCCCTAATTTTTGTATGGCACTTTCAGATACAGCTGGGCAATGTgactaatatatttatatatataatataatataatatataataaatattttatcgtatggtgataaattttgttatcatgTTACACAACATGCTGTACTGtcaatacactgtgtgcagaattattaggcaaatgagtattttgatcacatcatcctttttatacatgttgtcctactccaagctctataggcatAAAAgacaactaccaatcaagtaaatcaggtgatgtgcatctctgtaatgagaaggggtgtggtctaatgacatcaacaccctatataaggtgtgcttaattattaggcaacttcctttcctttggcaaaatgggtcagaagagagatttgactctgaaaagtcaaaaattgtaagacgtcttgcagagggatgcagcagtcttgaaattgccaaacttttgaagcgtgatcactgaacaatcaagcgtttcatggcaaatagccaacagggtcgcaagaaacgtgttgggaAAAAAGGCgtaaaataactgcccatgaattgaggaaaatcaagtgtgaagctgccaagatgccatttgccagcagttttgccatatttcagagctgcaacgttactggagtatcaaaaaggtgtgcgatactcagggacatggccaaggtaaggaaggctgaaaaacgaccacctttgaacaagaaacataagataaaacgtcaagactgggccaagaaatatcttaaggctgatttttctaaggttttatggactgatgaaatgcgagtgattcttgatgggccagatggatgggcccgagggcagtaaagggcagagagctccactccgactcagacaccagcaaggtggaggtggagtactggtatgggctggtatcatcaaagatgaacttgtgggaccttttcgggttgaggatggagtgaagctcaactctcagacctactgccagtttctggaagaccccttcttcaagcagtggtacagaaacaagtcggtatcgttcaagaaaaacatgattttcatgcaggacaatgctccatcacatgcatccaaatactccacagcgtggctggccagtaagggtctaaaagaagaaaaaatgatgacatggcctccttgttc of the Salminus brasiliensis chromosome 25, fSalBra1.hap2, whole genome shotgun sequence genome contains:
- the gpatch1 gene encoding G patch domain-containing protein 1 encodes the protein MASDGESDEDFVTYGIPLEPLEEDEPIRKPIPLQEQTVKDEKGRFKRFHGAFTGGFSAGYFNTVGSKEGWTPSNFVSSRQQKADKHNVRPEDFMDDEDFSEHGIAPREITTTDDFASGRPDQIRDKAKAISSLSAPIPGDTLLEELIAPARSSVGVQLLRKMGWKDGQGIGPRLKRRQRKQDTGARVYGCALPLSGSEESENDDEFAPENVTFAPKDVIPVDFTPKDNSHGLGYRGLNPLQALSGGSGMGHINLFTLDSDRTSSLFAGRKAGRQRKGGITGQAFGVGAMEEDDDDIYHRDTMSNYDAVLGGEEPGDGLYGWTAPQQYRKKKNDSKRDAAYVGKILEGFTLGSNTTESKTVFPPPDLPRDYRPVHFFRPVVDLSSVSPLVAQALQVSRGHLSQDAPQQGRHTLDSAQRREMLGETTIQGPSSVFELLDSKDRERLSGFRKAAGDKRAQGDMSSAEGRAAVVAAAKVSALQALSSRFQSISAVPQSDSGAQPSAAQGDTKIQSQATTQLALSAWSSPTAQSGQTFKPFEKNPAKQARYDLYISRLKQGDKDALELSLDQSMTEWERGREREEFIRAAVLYKPSNSLLSSRFTRAKNEDDTDSVEVTRDQENDVDDKQAAVKMKMFGKLTRDTFEWHPDKLLCKRFNVPDPFPGSGIVGLPKVKRDKFSVFNFLSVMDDRENSRPTSSSALVPSAALSSPAASGKRSRWDVAGQESQVKDSLSRFISEVRSEATASQQDQTTSAESAIAEPKTSEPQTEQTAKKAEDEDEGEEAEVRPSMDLFKAIFASSSDDESSSSSEEDSGEEEAQEVETQTNVPVVTTVNIFATPVLTQAPPTSSLSLTMTESKPLSEEGNQKNASAATSIQAGDLDSEEFGPRLPPPGQVFTPSPAREEKPKKQSKEKHKAKKEHKQRKEKKHKKKSKKHKHKGKQKKKKKKAEETDSSSDTDSETDDELGPVSTDDLLQRLKNIRGKK